A section of the Telopea speciosissima isolate NSW1024214 ecotype Mountain lineage chromosome 3, Tspe_v1, whole genome shotgun sequence genome encodes:
- the LOC122654135 gene encoding probable xyloglucan 6-xylosyltransferase 5 — protein MGQESHTAQKRSGGAGGSLPTTTTRLSGRSSSGFSRGRQIQKTFNNLKITILCGFVTILVLRGTIGVGNLAGIADVEAENQNLIEETNRILAEIRSDSDPIDPSEPAEPEFNPNVTYTLGPKISDWDLQRKIWLQRNPQFPNYVNGKARILLVTGSPPNPCDNSIGDHYLLKSIKNKIDYCRIHGIEIIYNLAHLDKELAGYWAKLPLIRRLMLSHPEVEWIWWMDSDALFTDMVFQLPLSKYDQYNMVVHGYPDLMFEQKSWIALNTGSFLFRNCQWSLDLLDAWAPMGPKGPVRDEAGKILTANLKGRPAFEADDQSALIYLLISQKHWMEKVFLENSYYLHGYWAGLVDRYEEMMEKYHPGLGDERWPFVTHFVGCKPCGSYGDYPVERCLKSMERAFNFADNQVLKLYGFRHRGLLSPKIKRIRNETATPLEIVDQFDIRRHPVHQGSDPNSI, from the coding sequence ATGGGTCAAGAGAGCCACACTGCTCAGAAAAGAAGTGGAGGAGCTGGTGGTTCGcttcccaccaccaccaccagacTAAGCGGCCGTTCATCTTCGGGCTTCTCTCGTGGCCGTCAGATCCAAAAGACCTTCAACAACCTCAAGATCACCATTCTTTGTGGTTTCGTCACCATTCTTGTCCTTCGTGGCACAATCGGCGTCGGCAACCTCGCCGGAATAGCCGACGTTGAGGCCGAGAACCAGAACCTCATCGAGGAAACCAATCGAATTCTTGCTGAGATCCGTTCCGACAGCGATCCTATCGACCCTTCTGAACCTGCGGAGCCTGAATTCAACCCAAACGTTACCTACACTCTTGGCCCTAAGATCTCCGATTGGGACCTGCAGCGCAAGATCTGGCTCCAACGCAATCCCCAGTTCCCCAATTACGTCAATGGCAAAGCGCGAATCTTGCTTGTTACTGGATCTCCTCCTAACCCTTGTGACAACTCAATTGGTGATCATTACCTTCTCAAGTCTATCAAGAACAAGATCGATTACTGCCGAATTCATGGAATTGAGATCATTTACAATTTGGCCCATCTCGATAAGGAGCTCGCTGGTTACTGGGCTAAGCTTCCCTTGATTCGACGCCTCATGCTGTCTCATCCGGAGGTGGAGTGGATTTGGTGGATGGATAGCGATGCCTTGTTCACGGATATGGTTTTTCAGCTTCCTCTCTCCAAATACGATCAGTATAATATGGTGGTCCATGGTTACCCGGATTTGATGTTCGAGCAGAAATCATGGATTGCGTTGAACACCGGAAGCTTTCTCTTCCGGAATTGCCAGTGGTCTTTGGATTTGCTTGACGCTTGGGCTCCTATGGGTCCTAAAGGCCCCGTTAGGGACGAAGCGGGGAAGATCTTGACTGCTAACTTGAAAGGGCGGCCAGCATTTGAGGCCGACGATCAATCGGCGTTGATTTACCTTTTGATCTCCCAGAAGCATTGGATGGAGAAGGTTTTCCTCGAGAATTCTTACTACTTACATGGCTACTGGGCTGGTCTAGTGGACAGATATGAGGAGATGATGGAGAAGTACCATCCAGGATTGGGTGATGAGAGATGGCCATTTGTGACCCATTTCGTTGGTTGCAAGCCCTGCGGGAGCTATGGGGATTATCCGGTGGAGAGGTGCTTGAAAAGCATGGAGAGAGCCTTTAATTTTGCAGATAATCAGGTTCTCAAATTATATGGTTTTAGGCACCGGGGCTTGTTGAGCCCCAAGATCAAGAGGATCAGGAACGAGACGGCTACTCCTTTGGAGATTGTAGATCAATTCGATATTCGACGGCATCCTGTTCATCAAGGCTCCGATCCAAACAGCATTTGA